The Linepithema humile isolate Giens D197 chromosome 7, Lhum_UNIL_v1.0, whole genome shotgun sequence genome has a window encoding:
- the LOC105668418 gene encoding ATP-binding cassette sub-family C member 10 — protein MAENLLSDVERWTWNWTELCGHRGDINPLNPETHDLGICFQQLCLQIPVLALIAIISAYYCGKRNTPSFRQHTYHALNIRILITICLAILPIIRAYIILTNTTIPVVHDEVQNYSTPVPKRLDTSFHRNISSPLDERDVIGKIRDGFNHTVRFAKSILSPESSVKDTTIIPAVPYTKNYESMSLDIADKFTSAKPVDYLVAGTEGLAWVVHLFFILSLKRGRNPRGPLVIRTLIFLLIVISSLLLRSHVNNKPRDDVLPNLSLGFSISVVTFLILYAITLIPGNRSEYTRVSSRNVTIGERTALLSSPTSSYVQFPEQQDQSYLGVAMEDTTIISKLLFHWVTPLMQKGVKGLLNNSDDLFDLPEQISTGMISHKIDKCLHNTPKTQPVNNGVENNTDIPLHTSVKVITKKVTLLHLLHQCFGWEFYAVGILKFIADCSSFMGPILLNRLIGFIEDRNEPISHGYLYAFLIILSAIIGAFCNTHFTFWMSVVGLKIRSAIITLVYRKTLHSSNTDLNHNFNFGEIVNFMSTDSDRLVNSCPSFHTFWSIPLQLFVTLYLLHKQIGSSFLAGVAFSIILIPINKVIANKIGKLSAKLMEYKDQRVRLMGEILRGIITIKVNVWEEHFLRNILKLRENEVKYLRGRKYLDALCVYFWATTPVVIAILTFATYVLVGNELNAKIVFTSMALLNMLIGPLNAFPWVLNGLTEAWVSLKRIQRMLNLPDMDASLYYTDITPDVDLLLQNVTLTVDRPKSNDNTPSASPKAETATSSSTSVKKSVTFEDTDVFALQNINLSVQKGQLIGVMGQVGSGKSLLLQGILAEITKTSGIIAVNDDHKGFGYVKQNPWLQRGTIRDNILFGKPYDHNKYRNILKACALTSDLNSLPNKDLTAVGEAGNTLSGGQKTRISLARAVYANKDIYLLDDILATLDVKVARHIFQNVILDLLRNKTRILCTHQTQYLVHADLVIEMSKGKIINRGKPSDTLSDLEDYLLSSESIEYNLDMASMKILPSEFNQLENNEEDPLLDKEATEKGTVQLSVYSSYIKAIGQYLAISIFLSMILMQSSKNITDLWLSYWVTHTNATAVNSTDMSRLKRLQLYYDTYNLHDTKYYLTVYSLLAVFNTIFTLIRAFIFAYGGLQAAITIHKQLLKIIIRAKTTFFDIQPFGRIINRFSSDTYTIDDSLPFIANILLAHLFGLIATVIVTAYGLPWIFLVLAPIIPIYHWIQNHYRLTSREVKRLSSITLSPLYAHFSETLNGLTSIRAFRTVPRFKQENEMLLEASQKTQFASIAAGQWLALRLQFIGVILLAGVSIMAVLQHQYDIADPGLIGLAITYALSVTGLLSGVVNSFTETEREMIAVERVKQYLDNVPTENATGDNPPYAWPSQGVVEFRDVVLKYRDHLVPSLKEVTFVTRPAEKIGVVGRTGAGKSSLLASLFRLTEISSGNILIDNVNIKTLQLNALRSRLAIIPQNPFLFSGTIRENVDPLEQYTDMHIYKALEKCKVHSLVNRLGGLGATLDEGGSNLSAGQRQLFCLVRAVLHNAKIVCIDEATANVDQETDKFIQATIKSSFQSATVITIAHRIRTIMHCDRVLVMGDGEVLEFDEPNLLIQNADSHFYHLANQEFSDHE, from the exons ATGGCAGAGAATTTGTTGAGTGATGTAGAAAGGTGGACATGGAATTGGACAGAGTTATGTGGACATCGTGGTGATATCAATCCTTTAAATCCAGAAACACATGACTTAGGTATATGTTTCCAGCAGCTGTGTCTTCAG ATACCAGTATTAGCTCTTATAGCTATAATTTCTGCATATTATTgtggaaaaagaaatacacCTTCATTTCGACAACATACTTATCACgctttaaatataagaattttaattacaatatgcCTTGCGATATTGCCTATTATAAgggcatatattattttaactaatacCACTATCCCTGTGGTACATGACGAAGTGCAAAACTACAGCACACCAGTACCAAAAAGATTGGATACTTCCTTTCATAGAAACATAAGTTCACCTTTAGATGAAAGAGACGTCATAGGCAAGATACGAGATGGATTTAATCACACTGTGAGATTTGCTAAGTCAATTTTATCGCCAGAGAGCAGTGTTAAAGATACTACTATAATTCCTGCTGTACCATATACCAAGAATTATGAATCAATGTCATTGGATATTGCTGATAAATTTACTTCCGCTAAACCAGTGGATTATCTTGTAGCAGGCACTGAAGGTTTAGCGTGGGTTGTGcatctgttttttattttaagcttGAAACGTGGGCGTAATCCACGAGGACCACTCGTGATACGAACATTGATATTTCTTTTgattgtaatttcttcgttACTGCTCCGCAGTCACGTCAATAATAAACCTAGAGATGATGTTTTGCCAAATTTATCATTGGGTTTCAGTATCAGCGTAGTTACTTTTCTGATATTGTACGCCATAACATTGATACCGGGTAATAGGTCCGAGTATACAAGAGTATCATCTCGAAATGTCACG ATAGGAGAACGCACTGCACTGCTAAGTAGTCCCACTTCCTCATACGTGCAATTTCCGGAGCAACAGGACCAGAGCTATCTTGGTGTTGCTATGGAGGATACAACTATCATTTCTAAGCTCCTGTTCCATTGGGTAACGCCGTTAATGCAAAAAGGCGTTAAAGGgctattaaataattccgaCGATTTGTTTGATTTACCTGAACAAATCAGTACCGGCATGATCAGTCATAAAATTGACAAATGTTTACATAATACG ccgAAAACGCAGCCTGTGAACAACGGAGTCGAAAATAACACGGATATACCGCTTCACACGAGTGTGAAAGTAATTACAAAGAAAGTGACATTGTTGCATTTGCTACATCAATGTTTTGGCTGGGAATTTTACGCTGTTGGAATACTGAAATTTATCGCAGATTGCAGTTCGTTTATGGGgccaatattattaaatagattgATAGGATTTATTGAAGACAGAAATGAGCCAATCTCGCATGGATATCTATATGCGTTTCTTATAATACTGAGTGCTATAAttg GTGCCTTTTGTAATActcattttacattttggaTGTCTGTTGTGGGTTTGAAGATTCGTTCTGCAATAATTACTTTAGTCTATCGTAAAACATTACACTCTTCTAATACTgatttaaatcataattttaactttggtgaaattgttaattttatgagTACTGATAGTGATAGATTAGTTAATAGTTGTCCTAGTTTTCATACATTTTGGAGTATACCGCTGCAG ttatttgTGACGCTGTATCTTCTACACAAACAAATCGGAAGTTCGTTTTTAGCTGGCGTTGCATTTTCGATCATACTAATACCAATCAATAAAGTcatagcaaataaaattggTAAACTCAGTGCCAAGTTAATGGAGTATAAGGATCAAAGAGTAAGGCTGATGGGAGAGATATTGCGCGggataattacaattaaagttAATGTGTGGGAAGAGCACTTCTTGCGAAATATTCTTA AACTAAGAGAGAATGAAGTGAAATATCTACGaggtagaaaatatttagacgctctttgtgtttatttttggGCAACTACACCTGTTGTTATCGCAATATTAACGTTTGCAACATACGTATTAGTTGGGAATGAGCTCAATGCTAAAATCGTTTTTACCAGTATGGcattgttaaatatgttaataggACCTTTAAACGCCTTTCCATGGGTTCTGAACGGTCTTACTGAAGCATGGGTATCTCTTAAGAGAATTCAAAGAATGTTAAAC ttacCAGACATGGACGCATCATTGTACTATACAGATATTACTCCTGATGTTGatttattgttacaaaatGTAACATTGACTGTGGATCGTCCAAAGAGTAATGATAATACGCCAAGCGCGAGTCCGAAAGCTGAAACCGCTACGTCCTCAAGTACCAGTGTTAAGAAAAGTGTTACTTTTGAAGATACCGATGTCTTTGCATtacagaatattaatttgtctGTACAGAag gGACAATTAATTGGTGTTATGGGCCAGGTTGGAAGTGGAAAGTCCTTGCTTCTACAAGGTATCTTAGCAGAAATTACGAAAACGAGCGGAATAATAGCGGTTAACGACGATCACAAAGGTTTCGGATACGTGAAACAAAATCCTTGGCTACAACGCGGCACAATTCGAGATAATATTCTGTTTGGAAAACCATACGATCATAATAAGTACAG GAACATTTTAAAGGCTTGCGCTCTTACTTCCGATCTGAATTCACTGCCTAACAAAGACTTAACAGCCGTTGGTGAAGCTGGGAACACTTTAAGTGGTGGCCAAAAGACGAGAATTTCCCTGGCTCGTGCTGTGTACgcgaataaagatatttatttgctgGATGACATATTAGCGACATTGGATGTTAAAGTTGCTCGACACATTTTCCAGAATGtgattttagatttattacgGAATAAAACCAGGATATTGTGCACGCATCAGACTCAATATTTGGTTCACGCAGATTTAGTTATTGAAATGTCgaaaggaaaaattattaatcgtgGGAAACCGAGCGATACATTATCCGACTTGGAAGATTATCTTCTGTCGTCGGAATCAATCGAATATAATTTGGACATGGCATCTATGAAAATACTGCCCAGTGAATTTAAtcaattggaaaataatgaggAAGATCCATTGCTTGATAAGGAAGCGACCGAAAAGGGGACAGTACAATTGTCGGTATATTCAAGTTATATCAAGGCTATCGGACAATATTTGGCGATCTCGATATTTCTCTCAATGATTCTGATGCAAAgctcaaaaaatattaccgaTTTGTGGCTGTCATATTGGGTTACTCACACTAATGCCACAGCTGTTAATTCAACCGACATGTCCAGACTAAAAAGATTGCAACTCTATTATGATACTTACAATTTGcatgatacaaaatattacttgACGGTTTATAGTCTGCTGGCTGTATTCAAtactatttttactttaatcagAGCCTTTATCTTTGCGTACGGTGGCCTGCAAGCAGCTATAACGATACATAAGCAACTCTTGAAGATAATTATACGG gCAAAAAcgacattttttgatattcaaCCGTTCGGCAGAATCATAAATCGGTTCTCGTCTGACACATATACAATCGATGACTCTCTGCCTTTTATCGCTAACATTTTGCTGGCACATCTATTTGGCCTGATTGCTACTGTTATAGTTACAGCTTACGGGCTACCATGGATCTTCCTGGTATTAGCACCCATTATACCTATATATCATTGGATACAAAATCATTACAG ATTAACATCGAGAGAAGTAAAACGACTATCCAGTATCACGTTATCCCCTTTATACGCTCATTTCAGTGAAACGTTGAATGGTTTAACAAGTATTAGAGCCTTTCGCACTGTGCCTCGCTTCAAACAGGAAAATGAAATGCTACTAGAAGCCAGCCAAAAAACGCAATTTGCTTCTATAGCTGCCGGTCAATGGCTCGCGCTGAGATTGCAGTTTATCGGTGTCATCCTTTTAGCTGGAGTCAGCATTATGGCAGTTTTACAACATCAATATGACATAGCTGATCCTGGCTTAATTGGCTTAGCGATCACGTATGCCTTGTCCGTAACCGGACTGCTGTCCGGGGTCGTGAACTCTTTTACTGAGACTGAGAGAGAGATGATTGCGGTGGAACGAGTCAAACAGTATTTAGATAACGTACCGACTGAGAATGCGACGGGCGATAATCCGCCTTACGCGTGGCCTAGTCAGGGTGTTGTAGAATTTAGAGACGTCGTTTTAAAATACAG AGATCACTTAGTGCCATCGTTGAAAGAAGTAACGTTTGTCACGCGACCGGCAGAGAAAATAGGCGTTGTAGGCCGGACCGGTGCTGGGAAAAGTTCGTTACTCGCTTCGTTATTTAGACTGACAGAAATTAGTTCTgggaatatattaattgataacgTGAATATTAAAACGCTACAATTAAACGCACTAAG ATCCCGCTTAGCTATTATACCTCAAAATCCGTTTCTCTTCTCGGGTACTATTCGAGAGAACGTGGATCCATTGGAACAGTACACCgacatgcatatatataaagctCTTGAGAAGTGTAAAGTGCATTCTTTAGTTAATAGATTGGGTGGCTTGGGCGCTACTTTGGATGAAGGTGGCAGTAACCTCAGCGCCGGTCAGAGACAATTATTCTGCTTAGTCAGGGCTGTGCTACATAACGCTAAG ATTGTTTGCATCGATGAAGCTACTGCGAATGTAGATCAGGAGACAGATAAGTTCATTCAAGCAACGATAAAGTCTTCCTTCCAAAGTGCGACGGTTATTACTATTGCTCATAGAATAAGGACGATTATGCACTGTGatag agTTTTAGTGATGGGAGATGGAGAAGTACTGGAGTTTGACGAGCCGAATTTATTGATTCAGAATGCCGATTCCCACTTCTATCATTTGGCCAACCAAGAATTTTCCGATCatgaataa
- the LOC137001041 gene encoding coiled-coil domain-containing protein 97 isoform X2, whose amino-acid sequence MNELEESPVQKENMNLRAKKDALCSENDNDNKKCSIDCPMSDVTHNSLEEELLNHVANSKAIFKSQQKEEPELTFKEKRAIAEKLLEKSRCLFLSKFGHYLKIEHLEYFNKSEDYETAYHINRLRRYFNNSTRHIDVRNRRYEALKTLIEKGEYFSECEMMKRNPLLYEHLVGQYLTEEEKKARDSIDTRSVNYVDVLLETIERHKLEKHLKLQQKEEDEVREENDSDDDDDDDDDDDDNDVDDDNSRESIISKNSNKQTHFQWGEDINKVTVKNKSDRDKKQNKILNQEIQLFRQEFVTNMYQSFLDGKDRDFDYRYICLYILIIVLLMTMKLTIM is encoded by the exons atGAATGAGCTTGAAGAGTCTCCAGTtcagaaagaaaatatgaatttaagaGCAAAAAAAGATGCTTTGTGTAGtgaaaatgataatgataataaaaaatgtagcaTAGACTGTCCTATGTCAGATGTCACACATAATAGTCTCGAGGAAGAACTTCTAAATCATGTGGCTAACAGCAAAGCAATTTTCAAGAGCCAACAGAAGGAAGAACCTGAGTTGACATTTAAGGAGAAGCGTGCCATAGCTGAAAAATTGTTAGAAAAGAGCCGGTGTTTATTCTTATCTAAATTTGgacattatttgaaaatagaacacttggaatattttaataaaagtgaaGATTATGAGACAGCCTATCACATAAACAGATTAAGgagatatttcaataattccaCACGACATATTGATGTCAGAAATAGAAGATATGAAGCTCTGAAGACATTGATAGAAAAGGGAGAATATTTTAGTGAATGTGAAATGATGAAAAGAAATCCATTGTTATATGAACATCTAGTAGGACAATACTTGacagaagaagaaaagaaagctAGAGATAGCATCGATACTCGTAGTGTTAATTATGTGGATGTACTTCTGGAAACTATAGAAAGgcataaattagaaaaacatttaaagttacaacaaaaagaagaagatgAAGTACGAGAAGAGAATGATTcagatgatgatgatgatgatgatgatgatgacgacgacaacgacgtcGATGATGACAATAGCAGAGAAAGTATTATATCCAAGAACTCTAACAAACAGACTCATTTCCAATGGGgtgaagatataaataaagtaacagtaaaaaataaatcggaTAGAGATAAgaaacagaataaaatattaaaccaagaaatacaattatttagaCAAGAATTTGTTACAAACATGTATCAAAGTTTCCTGGATGGTAAAGACAGAGATTTTGATTATAGGTATAtttgtttgtatattttgattatag tgcTGTTGATGACAATGAAGCTTACGATAATGTAG
- the LOC137001041 gene encoding coiled-coil domain-containing protein 97 isoform X1 translates to MNELEESPVQKENMNLRAKKDALCSENDNDNKKCSIDCPMSDVTHNSLEEELLNHVANSKAIFKSQQKEEPELTFKEKRAIAEKLLEKSRCLFLSKFGHYLKIEHLEYFNKSEDYETAYHINRLRRYFNNSTRHIDVRNRRYEALKTLIEKGEYFSECEMMKRNPLLYEHLVGQYLTEEEKKARDSIDTRSVNYVDVLLETIERHKLEKHLKLQQKEEDEVREENDSDDDDDDDDDDDDNDVDDDNSRESIISKNSNKQTHFQWGEDINKVTVKNKSDRDKKQNKILNQEIQLFRQEFVTNMYQSFLDGKDRDFDYSAVDDNEAYDNVELRNQDEEEKYFDSEAPETVLPHNECNDQSESEDELDAYMRTLKEQTPTNPHSLDNQT, encoded by the exons atGAATGAGCTTGAAGAGTCTCCAGTtcagaaagaaaatatgaatttaagaGCAAAAAAAGATGCTTTGTGTAGtgaaaatgataatgataataaaaaatgtagcaTAGACTGTCCTATGTCAGATGTCACACATAATAGTCTCGAGGAAGAACTTCTAAATCATGTGGCTAACAGCAAAGCAATTTTCAAGAGCCAACAGAAGGAAGAACCTGAGTTGACATTTAAGGAGAAGCGTGCCATAGCTGAAAAATTGTTAGAAAAGAGCCGGTGTTTATTCTTATCTAAATTTGgacattatttgaaaatagaacacttggaatattttaataaaagtgaaGATTATGAGACAGCCTATCACATAAACAGATTAAGgagatatttcaataattccaCACGACATATTGATGTCAGAAATAGAAGATATGAAGCTCTGAAGACATTGATAGAAAAGGGAGAATATTTTAGTGAATGTGAAATGATGAAAAGAAATCCATTGTTATATGAACATCTAGTAGGACAATACTTGacagaagaagaaaagaaagctAGAGATAGCATCGATACTCGTAGTGTTAATTATGTGGATGTACTTCTGGAAACTATAGAAAGgcataaattagaaaaacatttaaagttacaacaaaaagaagaagatgAAGTACGAGAAGAGAATGATTcagatgatgatgatgatgatgatgatgatgacgacgacaacgacgtcGATGATGACAATAGCAGAGAAAGTATTATATCCAAGAACTCTAACAAACAGACTCATTTCCAATGGGgtgaagatataaataaagtaacagtaaaaaataaatcggaTAGAGATAAgaaacagaataaaatattaaaccaagaaatacaattatttagaCAAGAATTTGTTACAAACATGTATCAAAGTTTCCTGGATGGTAAAGACAGAGATTTTGATTATAG tgcTGTTGATGACAATGAAGCTTACGATAATGTAGAATTGAGAAATCAAGAtgaggaagaaaaatattttgattctgAAGCTCCTGAAACTGTTCTTCCACATAATGAGTGTAATGACCAAAGCGAATCTGAAGATGAGTTGGATGCATATATGAGAACACTAAag GAACAGACTCCTACAAATCCACACTCTTTGGATAATCAGACTTAG